The following proteins are encoded in a genomic region of Phaeodactylum tricornutum CCAP 1055/1 chromosome 1, whole genome shotgun sequence:
- a CDS encoding predicted protein: protein MTDLFPAGASAVDTEDEGTLVDLNSKIESSECYGRNEAAGFPMTNLFIGDSRLGCKSDADEQLIIHVAFKEFVKIRSIKLTEYNNGMDPECNPSKIHIFVNRTNIGFEDWEDVDPTQTLHLTTEQLKESADPISLKYVKYQRVKNLTFFIEDNQGGEVSALGGMKLFGKPVQTPKMSDFNKSKEGM, encoded by the exons ATGACAGACCTATTTCCAGCTGGAGCCAGTGCGGTCGATACTGAAGATGAAGGAACCCTTGTTGACTTGAACAGCAAGATTGAAAGCTCCGAGTGCTACGGTAGGAACGAGGCTGCGGGCTTTCCCATGACCAACCTGTTCATCGGCGACAGCCGTCTGGGATGCAAAAGTGACGCTGATGAGCAATTGATTATTCACGTTGCATTCAAGGAGTTTGTCAAG ATTCGGTCGATCAAGCTAACGGAGTACAACAATGGCATGGATCCAGAATGCAACCCCAGTAAAATTCACATCTTTGTTAACCGCACCAATATCGGTTTCGAAGATTGGGAAGACGTCGATCCGACCCAAACACTACATTTGACAACGGAGCAACTCAAGGAATCAGCTGATCCCATCAGTCTCAAGTACGTTAAATATCAGCGAGTCAAGAACCTGACGTTTTTCATTGAAGATAATCAAGGAGGCGAAGTTAGTGCACTAGGTGGGATGAAGCTGTTTGGAAAACCAGTCCAAACACCAAAGATGTCCGACTTCAACAAGTCAAAAGAAGGAATGTAA
- a CDS encoding predicted protein has protein sequence MLEPEDPLEIIDCDSKTHAPDDADNTPSAKPDAPTTTPTLVTESSEPETSSASDVHPVSGAEMDSVSTLPNTARPVLGTSLNREAIASNVTEGANAIAQLMSEGFARLGMHSYGIPTERLLAPPALRHIHSTPLDWRRSSLYQRFNDEEDLPPPVPLDPFQRSTSTPSSFRQRSVNSAFGAVGRGAFASSLYGGTSYVDSGSAFGPVRYYAYGLEDMERTSIEVTDMTSANTSLSLATSSADMPVAPKKPSFKAKKYLANFPPLRRRRRRAFNGRKNPVPAASVSSGSAEGKSSEGSESASALETAVTVVTEPATNPNNDSLLSEGMEVSAMVRASGVVGGYSEFSRKMCSLSISGKNSRDKGSDPDEEDEIETRITEPYHALDSDADDDGNYPKIETSLGESPSSVPSPVYQQILDDPSPSPSVETSPVQELKTPNIRIQVSNAKERTTSNRSERGVKSPSPTQIGREGSAITARSIDSETASPGTTRSSNTGSSSGHTTQGTASSHGSALQSGLSTISETDREVMEANKQGQKRRSLLNSPVTSKVENDVTSIHSSSTSSSATLHGYLALGGSPASLRDGAVNVPGDRSLALSSRRSGRTSSAGTLGSVSLAHTSSSGSSEEPPTFVSYFDREGNSDLMSVREATESSSPREGGADREEREGSPAELLCYPSVVFQISAPSEKQPTVVRPGRNRGRLDKSQLPPRSPAKGLRPASTSTPPPRSSVSPMYQQLSPPRNIVEKYLPTQAEDLNISRPHACVMRTSLSSTALSGPLNTEEGAPEDRRWLEGDAFPLQGTTYEDNGIEVLKTDSKDEHASSKAML, from the coding sequence ATGTTGGAGCCGGAAGATCCACTGGAaataattgactgtgactcgAAAACGCACGCACCGGACGATGCGGACAACACTCCTTCAGCGAAACCCGACGCGCCTACGACTACCCCCACCTTGGTAACCGAAAGTTCCGAGCCCGAGACCAGCAGCGCTTCCGACGTGCATCCTGTTTCGGGAGCTGAAATGGACTCCGTCTCCACCTTGCCCAACACGGCTCGTCCCGTCCTCGGCACGTCTCTCAATCGGGAAGCCATTGCCTCTAACGTCACGGAAGGTGCCAACGCCATTGCGCAATTAATGAGTGAGGGATTCGCACGTCTCGGCATGCACTCGTACGGAATCCCAACGGAACGTCTCCTAGCTCCACCGGCTCTCCGTCATATTCATTCAACACCGCTGGACTGGAGACGATCCTCTTTGTATCAAAGGTtcaacgacgaagaggaccTTCCTCCTCCCGTACCATTGGATCCATTTCAGCGATCGACGTCGACCCCCTCGAGCTTTCGTCAGCGCTCCGTTAACAGCGCATTCGGAGCCGTGGGCAGGGGTGCTTTTGCGTCATCCCTCTACGGTGGTACCTCCTACGTGGATTCCGGATCTGCCTTTGGGCCGGTTCGATACTACGCCTACGGATTGGAAGATATGGAACGAACGTCCATTGAAGTAACGGACATGACGTCCGCCAACACGTCTCTGTCTCTCGCTACCAGTAGCGCCGACATGCCAGTAGCGCCCAAAAAACCCTCCTTCAAGGCCAAAAAGTATCTGGCGAATTTTCCACCCCTGCGGCGAAGGCGACGCCGTGCTTTCAACGGAAGGAAAAATCCAGTTCCTGCGGCATCCGTATCGTCCGGATCAGCAGAAGGGAAGAGCTCGGAAGGATCCGAGTCTGCCAGCGCATTAGAAACGGCCGTTACTGTGGTAACCGAGCCGGCGACCAATCCGAACAACGACTCGCTTCTATCGGAAGGCATGGAAGTTTCCGCTATGGTGCGGGCATCCGGAGTAGTAGGCGGTTATTCTGAATTTTCCAGGAAAATGTGCAGCCTATCGATATCAGGAAAGAATAGTCGAGACAAGGGAAGCGACCcggacgaagaggacgaaatTGAGACGCGAATTACGGAGCCGTACCATGCACTCGACTccgatgccgacgacgacggcaactATCCAAAGATTGAAACGTCGTTAGGCGAAAGCCCATCATCTGTCCCGTCCCCGGTGTAccagcaaatcttggacgatCCCTCTCCAAGCCCTTCCGTCGAAACGAGTCCTGTGCAAGAGCTAAAAACACCGAATATTCGTATACAAGTTTCTAACGCAAAAGAGAGGACGACCAGTAATCGGTCGGAGAGAGGTGTAAAAAGCCCTAGTCCGACCCAAATAGGTCGGGAAGGGTCAGCTATAACGGCGCGTTCCATTGACTCGGAAACGGCATCCCCAGGAACCACGAGATCTTCCAATACCGGATCATCTTCTGGACACACTACACAGGGTACCGCAAGCTCGCATGGTAGTGCCTTGCAATCAGGATTGTCAACGATTTCCGAAACGGATCGCGAAGTAATGGAGGCCAACAAACAAGGCCAGAAGCGCAGATCGCTTCTGAATAGTCCAGTTACCAGCAAAGTGGAGAACGACGTAACGAGTATTCATTCTTCCTCGACGAGCAGTAGTGCAACCTTACACGGATATCTTGCTTTGGGTGGAAGCCCTGCATCACTGCGTGATGGAGCTGTAAATGTGCCAGGTGATCGATCTTTGGCACTCTCTTCGCGCCGCAGTGGCCGTACGAGCTCAGCAGGCACTCTAGGAAGTGTCTCGTTGGCCCATACCAGCTCGTCTGGATCCTCAGAAGAACCTCCTACATTTGTATCGTACTTCGATCGTGAGGGAAACTCCGATCTCATGTCAGTTCGAGAAGCGACAGAATCTTCATCGCCCCGTGAAGGAGGAGCTGATCGTGAAGAACGAGAAGGTTCCCCTGCCGAGCTTTTGTGCTATCCATCCGTGGTCTTTCAGATATCGGCACCGTCTGAAAAGCAGCCGACTGTAGTTCGTCCAGGGAGAAACCGAGGGCGTCTAGACAAATCGCAATTGCCACCTCGAAGCCCAGCAAAGGGACTTCGCCCAGCATCCACGTCTACTCCTCCTCCCCGCAGCTCAGTGTCGCCTATGTATCAGCAACTTTCACCTCCACGAAATATTGTCGAAAAGTATTTGCCTACACAAGCCGAGGACTTGAATATTTCTCGGCCGCACGCGTGCGTAATGCGCACATCTCTTTCGAGCACAGCCCTTAGCGGTCCGTTAAACACCGAAGAGGGGGCACCGGAAGATCGGCGTTGGTTAGAAGGAGACGCATTCCCACTTCAAGGAACGACCTATGAAGATAATGGCATAGAGGTTCTTAAGACGGACTCGAAAGACGAGCACGCATCTAGCAAGGCAATGCTTTAA
- a CDS encoding predicted protein: MKILVGIKRVVDYAVKVRVSKGTVDLANVKQSMNPFCEIAVEEAVRLKESKNASEVVALSIGPKQCTETIRTALAMGCDRGIHIQTDLRTDYMDLQPFAIAQLFQKIVEKEKSDLVLLGKQGIDSDCGQTGPMLAGMMGWPQVTFAAKVEVKDGGLLVERETDSGTETIQVKSLPAVVTCDLRLNEPRYATLPNIMKAKKKPVETLKAEEMGVDLVPHNQVLEILEPPPRKEGIMVENVDSLIDKLRNEAQVI, from the exons ATGAAGATTCTTGTCGGAATCAAACGCGTTGTTGACTACGCGGTCAAGGTGCGGGTCAGCAAAGGAACCGTGGATTTGGCCAATGTAAAGCAATCTATGAATCCTTTTTGTGAG ATTGCAGTAGAGGAGGCCGTTCGCTTGAAAGAATCCAAGAACGCATCGGAAGTCGTCGCACTCAGCATCGGCCCAAAGCAGTGCACCGAAACAATTCGTACGGCGCTCGCCATGGGATGTGACCGTGGAATTCACATTCAAACAGACTTACGTACCGACTATATGGATTTGCAGCCTTTTGCGATCGCACAGCTGTTCCAAAAGATCgttgaaaaggaaaaatcAGATCTGGTTCTGTTGGGCAAACAGGGCATCGATTCGGATTGTGGCCAAACGGGGCCAATGCTCGCGGGAATGATGGGGTGGCCACAGGTGACGTTTGCAGCCAAGGTGGAAGTCAAAGACGGGGGGCTTTTGGTGGAACGCGAGACGGATTCTGGTACAGAAACGATTCAGGTCAAATCTCTTCCTGCCGTTGTAACTTGCGACCTCCGCCTCAACGAGCCTCGTTACGCTACGCTTCCCAACATTATgaaagccaagaaaaagcCTGTCGAAACGTTGAAAGCGGAAGAAATGGGAGTTGATCTGGTACCGCATAATCAAGTATTGGAGATTCTAGagccgccgccaagaaaagaaggaattaTGGTGGAGAATGTAGATTCGTTGATCGACAAGCTTCGCAATGAAGCTCAAGTTATCTAG
- a CDS encoding predicted protein, whose protein sequence is MVVPHILGPSAFPTVPMAPPAACLSVLSYNILLPNSMDGWWNYKMYSPPLPESKQHVSSWNFRKDLLRERIATVDADIVCLQEVSPVSFDTDFDFMRELGYDGKEMFKKGRFRPATFWKTSRCEIVTPPVHKDRTLLTAFRVLPPPTVSDPAETHVWYILNCHLQAGKEGGRRVRQIHEGARSVLTLARKLKQPNPEQCTAFIVCGDFNGGPECGAVRYLEDGFVDESFIEDGDRVTSKRKDFPFEKPLTDVMAASDRSPPPTLVVSELISTMVRSNAYENPEFSEDMMERLVRIYERLATKSQESGCKMMDEEDVERWLITTNGQVGRGSEFRNAAKEMGWTEGCSAKRQDGKPHVELPKRGILSLEGFVNVYQAELRQGKFWGIAHDMAVLGEPLPDAGVFQSSQPP, encoded by the exons ATGGTAGTCCCACATATCCTTGGCCCGTCAGCTTTCCCTACTGTGCCAATGGCACCCCCGGCGGCATGCTTGTCGGTATTGAGCTACAATATCCTGCTTCCAAATAGTATGGATGGCTGGTGGAATTACAAAATGTATTCGCCTCCTTTGCCGGAATCGAAGCAACACGTTTCGTCTTGGAATTTTCGTAAGGACTTGTTACGTGAACGAATCGCCACAGTCG ATGCCGACATTGTATGTTTACAGGAAGTATCGCCGGTTTCGTTCGATACCGATTTTGATTTTATGCGAGAGCTAGGCTACGATGGAAAAGAAATGTTCAAGAAGGGTCGATTTCGCCCCGCGACGTTCTGGAAAACGTCGCGATGTGAGATTGTGACCCCTCCGGTTCACAAGGATCGTACATTACTAACGGCCTTTCGGGtattgccgccgccaacggTGTCAGATCCAGCAGAGACCCATGTGTGGTACATTTTAAACTGCCACCTACAGGCTGGCAAGGAAGGGGGTCGAAGAGTTCGACAAATCCACGAAGGAGCTCGCTCGGTTCTGACCTTGGCAAGAAAATTAAAAC AACCTAATCCCGAACAATGTACAGCATTTATAGTTTGTGGGGACTTCAATGGAGGCCCCGAATGTGGCGCTGTACGTTACTTGGAAGACGGGTTCGTGGATGAGTCTTTTATCGAAGATGGAGATAGGGTCACCTCCAAACGCAAAGACTTTCCGTTCGAAAAACCACTGACAGATGTTATGGCTGCTTCTGACCGatcgccgccgccaacgctAGTTGTAAGCGAGCTTATATCTACCATGGTCCGCAGTAATGCGTACGAAAATCCAGAGTTTTCGGAAGATATGATGGAACGTCTTGTCCGTATTTATGAAAGATTAGCGACAAAGTCGCAAGAATCTGGTTGTAAGATgatggacgaggaagatgtCGAACGCTGGTTGATCACTACTAACGGGCAAGTTGGCCGGGGTAGCGAATTTCGTAACGCAGCGAAAGAGATGGGATGGACCGAGGGATGCAGCGCAAAACGCCAAGACGGCAAACCGCACGTTGAACTTCCCAAAAGAGGGATTCTTTCACTGGAAGGTTTCGTAAACGTGTATCAAGCAGAGCTTCGGCAAGGCAAATTCTGGGGCATTGCGCACGACATGGCCGTTTTGGGGGAGCCCCTACCTGATGCAGGCGTGTTTCAGTCAAG CCAACCGCCGTAA
- a CDS encoding predicted protein (ADA2 ortholog with ZZ finger. motif found in a number of eukaryotic transcriptional regulatory proteins. SANT domain is essential for the in vivo functions of yeast Swi3p, Ada2p, and Rsc8p, subunits of three distinct chromatin remodeling complexes) produces the protein GIFECDYCHADISQLPRIRCAVCVDFDLCLDCFTSTDHATAIAQLNSTDKYIVYDDPKFFWTVEEDLRLLEGIQTNGLGNWVEIAEAVAGQGSIGKTPRRCMERYFDDFLGRYGHILPSHTLQAEGEDEVEESDATKYSVEEFDKGDTDDTPSRTSKRRAVMMRSPSSMSTMATGAELSGFMPRREDFDVEWENDAEQAVADMEFLPGEPIEDKQLKLQVLAIYNSKLDEREKRKKFVLSRKLYDYRKTQTEHEKLPQDERDLVHRMRLFERFHTPEEHKEFLADLLKAKRLRKEIAKLQMYRRLGIRTLLEAEKYELDKERRQRDDGDMDAVQPVEDTIAIQAKLEVSSRATKEDDFAHLPGYNLLSSREVLLCQRTRLTPEQYLEVKNVLIQESLLKGLLDREGPGSSKRALVRIDVERRGDVIDFLVRAG, from the exons GGTATTTTCGAGTGCGATTATTGTCATGCTGACATTTCCCAATTGCCGCGAATACGTTGTGCGGTGTGTGTCGATTTCGATTTGTGCCTGGACTGCTTTACTTCGACTGACCATGCAACGGCAATAGCCC AATTAAACTCTACCGATAAATATATCGTTTACGATGATCCAaaatttttttggactgtggaagaagacttACGTTTGCTGGAAGGTATCCAGACGAACGGTTTGGGAAATTGGGTTGAGATCGCAGAGGCAGTCGCAGGTCAAGGATCCATTGGTAAGACCCCTCGTCGCTGCATGGAGCGCTACTTTGACGATTTTCTTGGACGCTACGGCCACATTCTCCCGTCACACACTTTACAAGCTGAAGGTGAGGATGAAGTGGAAGAATCCGATGCTACAAAGTATAGTGTAGAAGAATTTGATAAGGGAGATACCGACGACACTCCGTCGCGTACTTCCAAACGTCGGGCGGTGATGATGCGTAGCCCAAGCTCAATGTCAACCATGGC GACTG GTGCTGAACTCTCTGGCTTCATGCCTAGACGGGAAGATTTCGATGTGGAATGGGAAAATGATGCCGAGCAGGCCGTGGCAGATATGGAATTTCTTCCTGGCGAGCCGATAGAGGACAAGCAACTTAAACTACAGGTACTGGCAATCTACAACTCTAAGCTTGATGAACGTGAGAAGCGCAAGAAATTCGTCCTCAGTAGAAAGCTATATGATTATCGGAAAACCCAAACAGAACACGAGAAGCTCCCACAAGACGAACGTGACCTTGTGCATCGAATGCGTCTGTTCGAGAGATTTCATACGCCCGAGGAACACAAAGAATTTCTTGCGGATCTGCTCAAGGCGAAGCGCCTTCGCAAGGAGATTGCAAAACTGCAAATGTACCGAAGACTTGGCATCCGCACATTGCTCGAAGCGGAAAAATACGAATTAGACAAAGAGCGCCGGCA AAGAGATGATGGGGATATGGATGCTGTGCAGCCAGTAGAAGATACAATTGCGATACAGGCCAAACTCGAAGTTTCTTCGAGGGCAACCAAGGAAGACGACTTTGCACATTTGCCTGGTTACAATCTGCTTTCCTCTCGTGAAGTGTTGTTGTGCCAACGCACAAGGCTAACGCCAGAACAATATTTGGAGGTAAAGAACGTGCTGATTCAAGAGTCACTGCTTAAGGGGCTTCTGGATAGGGAGGGTCCCGGATCTAGCAAAAGAGCGTTGGTACGGATCGACGTAGAGCGACGGGGCGACGTAATAGACTTTTTAGTTCGGGCCGGC
- a CDS encoding predicted protein produces the protein MKAPIPRLYLGTMTFAWSQTSSKVDHPVALEMVKKFISFNTERGEKLHRIDTARIYAGGSTEDMVGSVLAKLGLVDGIVAIGTKAHPSQKGGLSRNGIEDQFKASVIAMGAMKIDKVDEYYLHQPDTEYALLESLKCLHEMITNGAISAIGMSNYNVKEMERVFALVKKHDLTPPTVYQGLYNPLNRLVENELLPLLKANQCSFVAYNPLAAGLLAGKHTDPDQVQKGRFKDNQNYLPRFYTLANFDAIELIRQACEKESITMVEATYRWLLRHSALGLEDGVLLGASSLVQLDQNLKACSAAKERPPLPASVLQAFEKAWKLTENGAFPYWRSYSSDMPNRNSLDPGASYNATKK, from the coding sequence ATGAAGGCACCGATTCCTCGTCTCTACTTGGGGACCATGACATTTGCCTGGTCTCAGACATCGTCGAAAGTGGATCATCCTGTTGCCTTGGAAATGGTTAAAAAGTTTATCTCCTTTAATACAGAACGCGGAGAAAAGCTTCACCGCATTGATACGGCTCGCATTTACGCTGGAGGTAGTACCGAGGATATGGTAGGATCAGTTCTGGCTAAATTGGGTTTAGTTGACGGTATTGTTGCCATTGGAACTAAAGCTCATCCCAGTCAAAAGGGTGGACTCTCTCGAAACGGAATCGAGGATCAATTTAAGGCGTCCGTGATTGCAATGGGGGCAATGAAGATCGACAAGGTGGACGAATATTATTTGCACCAACCCGATACAGAGTATGCGCTACTCGAGAGTCTGAAATGCCTCCATGAGATGATAACCAATGGTGCCATCTCAGCGATTGGAATGAGCAACTACAACGtgaaagaaatggaaagagTATTTGCTCTCGTTAAAAAACATGATCTCACTCCACCAACTGTGTATCAAGGTCTTTACAATCCTTTGAATAGGCTTGTGGAAAACGAACTGCTTCCCCTCCTGAAAGCTAACCAATGTTCATTCGTCGCATATAATCCTTTGGCAGCGGGCCTTCTGGCTGGCAAGCACACGGACCCTGACCAAGTGCAAAAGGGGCGCTTCAAAGATAACCAAAACTATTTGCCGCGCTTTTATACACTGGCAAACTTTGACGCGATTGAACTAATCCGACAAGCATGCGAAAAGGAGAGTATAACGATGGTGGAAGCGACTTATCGTTGGCTTTTACGCCATTCAGCGTTGGGTCTAGAAGACGGAGTTTTGCTCGGCGCCAGTTCGTTGGTTCAGCTTGATCAGAACCTGAAGGCGTGCTCCGCTGCGAAAGAAAGGCCTCCATTGCCCGCTTCTGTCTTGCAAGCGTTTGAGAAAGCATGGAAGCTGACGGAGAATGGTGCATTTCCCTACTGGCGATCTTACTCTTCGGATATGCCCAACCGAAACTCTCTTGATCCAGGTGCTTCGTACAATGCGACTAAGAAGTAG